TGACGTCCTCCCCGTTGAGCCGGATCTCCACGGCGGCGGGGTCGGCGGCGGCGACGCGGAGCAGCGCGTCACCACCGGTGACGGAGCCGGGGCGGCCGGAGAGCACGTCGAGGTCGATGCGCTGGGATGCCTGGGGGGCGGCGGCCTGGGCGGTGAGCGGGAGGGCGAGGAGAGCGGCGAGCGCTGCGGAGAGGGGGACGAGCAGAGCACGGCGTGGGCGCATGCAGGGGTCCTCCGGTTCGTTGCGGCCTACAATTTGACCGTACGCGTTCAATTCCACCCCGGAAAGACACCGCACCACACGACCCCACACCCGCCCCACCCCCACCACCCCGCACAGCCCCGCCCCACCCCGCCACCCGCTACACTGTCGCGGGTGACCGGGCCCACGGGCCCACCCCGCCTCCGTAGCTCAGGGGATAGAGCACCGCTCTCCTAAAGCGGGTGTCGCAGGTTCGAATCCTGCCGGGGGCACCACACAGATGGGAAACGAAACCCCGTCCGCACGACCGGCCCGCATCGCTGCGGCAGCGATACGGGCCGTCGCTTCGATCGTGTCACTGGTGAGCACCACCCGGCAGCGGGCGCTGTTGGTGCGTTTGTCGTAGTGGATCTGAAGCCGGAAAGCTTCGAACATGCGGCGGCGCATGGCGTCGGGGAGGTCCACGATCTCGCACCGTCCGGCTGGCAGGGCATCGACGAGAGCTGGGTCTTGCCTGATGGGCGCCTTTTACCGCTGGCTGGCGATCTCCGATTCCATGGCCTGGATCTGATCATCGAGGTCGGCGACCCGCGCCTGAACCCCTTGGACGAACCGGCGGTCGGGTTCTTCGGCGAGTTCGAGTGTGTGGAACTGGCGGTCGCGTCGCTTCTTGAGATCCGTCAGAGCGTCGTTGAGGGCCTTGTCTCGTTCTGCGTGCCGGCGTCCTTCGCTGGCATCGGCCTCGGGCAGTGCAGCAGCCAGCAGCTCCCTTCGGTCGGGGCCGAAGATTCGTGCGGCGAAGAACTCGTGCAGTGGCTCCAGGAGGTAGGTCTCCTTGATCCACATGCTCTTCGGGTGGTCCGGTGGGATGTACTGGGGTTTGGGGGCGCAGACGTAGAAGCCGCGGTCTCGCCTCGCTTTGCCGAACATACGTCGGTCGCAGATTGCACAGAACAGGAACGAGCGCAGCGCGTACGTGCTGGCGGCCTGGGGGTGGGCTGTGTTCGTCCCGGGTGCGCTGCGCGAGCGCTCGCGCTCCTGGGGCGTTGCTCGAGCGCGGATGAAAGTTTCGAGGGAGACCAGCGGAGGGTGGGCGGGCTGCGGCGACCACACCCAGTCCTCGACCGGATTGACCTTGCCGGTGCGCGTCTTCATGGCGCGGCGGTTCCAGACCATGTGGCCGGTGTACTTCGGGTTGGTGAGCACGTCGCGGACGCTGGATACGGTCCAGCGCCCGATCTTTCGTGACGGGTCCGGCGGGGAAGGTGGCGGGTTCACGACCCGGTCCTCGTTGAGGCGGTCGGCGATCACCGATCGGCTGAGGCGCTCGACGACTCGCCATTCGAAGATCTTGCGAACGACGGGGGCACAGAGCGGGTCGGGGATGAGGCGGGTCTTGGTCTTACCCTCGCTGCGGCGTGCGGGGACAGGATGAGGAATGCGGTCGGCGAGGTAGCCGTAGGGCGGCTTGCCGATGTTGTAGCCCTGGATGGTGTGCTCTTCGAAGCCGCCCCACGCCTTCTCTAGCATTTCCAGGACGTACCACTCGGCCACGCCCTGTTTGACCCGGCGGGTGAGGATCTGCGTGGCCTTCTTGGTGCGTGAGCCGGAGAAGCTGATTGGTTCGTCAGCGGCCAGCAGAGGTACGCCAGCAGCTTCGAGGCGATGCTCGATGAGGGTTCCGAAATAGGTGCGCCGGGCGACACGCTCGATGGACTCACAGATGACGGCATCGAACTGCCGCTCACCGCTCTCGGCCGCGCTGAGGAGATCCTGGATGCCTCCGTCACGGGGAACGGGAATGTCGAAGCGTTCGTGGCCGCGCCCCTGTCCGCGCGCGGCCAGATCTTTACGGCTGGATTCGACGTCGTAGTAGAAGCCGACGATCACGACGCCGGTCGGGAGAACCGACTGGCAAGAGCGCACCTGCCGGGGAAGGGAGATGGTGGGGTCCTGCCGATATCGACCGCTGCTGGGACGAACCGATGAAGGCTTCACCGCCCCAGACCCCCTGAGTGCCGCAGAACAGGACTGGCGGGCCGCCCTCCACGCAGACGTCGTCATCGCCGATGTCTCCGGCCCCGAGACACCACCTGGCGCCGCCCTGCTCATCGGTGCCGCCGTAGCTCTCGGCCACACCGCGATCAGTTACACGCCCCGCCCCGAGTACACCCAGGCACCCGGCAGAGAAGCCAACTGGCGCAACCTCATGATCCAATACGCCAGCCACTGCCTGCTCACCGACCCCGCAGCACTAGCCGAGGAGCAGGCGCGATGGACCCGGTGACCACGGCCGACCAGTACCGCACCGTGGTCATCGAAGGCTGCGACGGCACCGGCAAGACCACCCTCGCCCGCCGGCTGACCGGCAGGCACGGCTTCTCCCTTATCCACGCCACCCGCACACCGGACCACCTCGACCTGACCACCCGCTACCTCCACATGCTGGGCACAGACAGCCGACTGGTCATGGACCGCTCCTTCGTCAGCGAACTCGTCTACGGCCCCCTGCAGCGGGGACGTTCCCGGCTGACCTGGGCCCAGGTCCTCGACCTCGCCGAGGCTGTCACCCAGCGCAACGGCGCCTTCATCCACCTCACCGCGCCGGTCGATGTCGTGCACGCACGTCTCCTCCTCCGCGACGGAGAAGCCGACGAACCGAGCGCTCTCACCGACCTGCTCGTCGCCTACGAGCGCGCCTTCCGCACCCTGGCCGACTACGCCACCGTGATCACGATTGACACAGCACAACACGATCTCCGCTCAACCGGGTGACGAATCATTGAAGTGCCCCTCCCCGCCGGAGCCTGGCTCGCTAGTGTCTTGAGTCGTTAATTCGCTGGCAGTATGCGGCGAGGTTTTCGAGGATCTCGTCGGCGGTCTTGGTCCACACGAACGGCTTGGGGTTCTTGTTCCACTCGTTGATCCAGCCGCGGATGTCGCGTTCCAGCTCGATGACGCTGCGGTGGGCCGAGCGGCGGAGTTTGCGGCGGGTCAGCTCGGCGAACCAGCGCTCGACGAGGTTCAGCCAGGATGCGGAGGTGGGGGTGAAGTGCAGGTGGAAGCGCGGGTGGCGCAGCAGCCACTTCTTGGCCGCTTCGGTCTTGTGGGTGGCGTAGTTGTCCAGGACCAGGTGCAGGTCAAGGTCCTTCGGGACGGCCGCGTCGATGGTTTTCAGGAAGCGCAGGAACTCGGTGTGGCGGTGGCGCCGGTAGTGCTGGGCTATGACCGATCGGAAGGCGATGTCGAGGGCGGCGAACAGGCTGGTGGTGTTGTGGCGGACATAGTCGTGGGTCATCCTCGCCGGCGTCGTCGGGGCCATGGGCAGCACTGGCTGGGTGCGGTCCAGGGCCTGGATCTGCGACTTCTCGTCCACCGCCAGGACCAGCGCGTTCTCCGGCGGGCAGAGGTAGATCCCGACGACGTCGCGGACCTTGGTGACGAACTCCGGGTCCGTGGACAGCTTCCACGTCTCCACGGTGTGGGGCTTGAGCCCGAACGCCCGCCAGATCCGCGAGACCGCGGACTGCGACATGCCGGTCGCTTCGGCCATCGACCGCGTCGACCAGTGCGAATCCCCCGACGACGGCTTCTCGTCCAGGGTCTTGGTCACCAGTGCCTCGACCTGCTCGTCCGTGATCCTGCGCGGCGGCCCCGGACGCGGCCTGTCCGTCAGGCCCTCCAGCCGGTCTTTGACGAACCTCGCCCGCCACTTGCGTACCGTCTCCCGCGAAATCCCCAGGTCCTCCGCGACCTGCGCGTTCGGCAAGCCCTCCGCACACGCCAGCACAATCCGGGACCTCAGCACCAGAGCCTGAGCAGCCGTCTGCTTCCTCAACCAGCGTCGCAATACACGGAGTTCTTCGTCGGACAGCACCACCGGCAACGGCTTCGGACCAGGCATCACCACACCCTACAACCGCCCGCGAACTAACGACTCAGGACACTAGCTGACTCCCGCTCTCCGGGCTTTCCCTCTGCTCCCATGTACCGGGTCCCCCGCCGCCGAGGTCATTGCCCGGCAGCCCACGCCGCCACCCAAGTGCTGCCTATGCCTGATGGCCAGCCACCGTATCCGCCTCCCCAAGTTCGACCTGGCGCAGGCATTGACCTCGTCGCGATCAAGGATTTCCCGGACACGCACTCGGGCAGGGTGACAACGACTCGACGACCCAGCCGTCGTCCTCTGAGCTGCCGTCAAATACCCCCGGAGATCTCTGACGGCTGCGTTCGGCAGGCATCTCCGGGCGGTAATCCACAGCGCTGCCTTCACTGCCTGGTGCTAACTCCAGGCCAGTAGGAGTGAATTGACTCACGGGATGCCAAGAACGCTGGATACCGCTTCGTGCACCTGAGTCGCAATACGAGTTAGCTGCCTGAGCTCATCCTCGCTGTTGGCAGCCCGCTCTAGTTGCCATTCGATGAACATGGGCGCGAACCAGATGAGTTGCACGAGTCTAGTTTCCACAGTCTCGCCGATCGGAGGAATCCTGGAAAGTAGCGCTACATACGCTTCGCCAGCCTCTGGATCAAATTCCCCAGACCGAAGCTTTCCGAGAAAGCCCGACTCCTCATCCCATGCTTCGTCCAGAAGTTCCAGCAGATCATCCATATTTACCCTCCAGGCCAGTGCCCGACGATCGCGCCCGCCGGCACTTTCTGCCAGATCAAAACCTCCGAGTCCCTCCTAGCATACGCGCTGTGTCTAGGGCTCGAGGGGAACGGGCCAGTAGAGATGTCCACGTAGCTAAGCGGAATGCGCCTCAGGTCGATTGCGACCACGCCGTGACCTTTATTGTATTTATCAAAGGTAACGCTGGGGTTCTTGCTTGTCGAGATCCATGGTGTCATCTTCTTTCCGGCAACATGTGATAGAGGAGTAACCCCCACATTACCAGGATCCCGCGCCGTCAACCCCTTTGCAGGGTCTTCATTCTTCGCCAGCGCACGATAGACGATGTTTCCGTCGGGATCCGGCCCCTCGGGCCGGCGACCGCAGTTGTGAACGAGAACTGAAGTGTCGCCCGCCAGCACATAGTATGTGTGTTTGTCGCTGACGGTCAGGTTGTAGACAGTGGTGTGGGTGGTCCAGCGTTCGATGGTTGTGATCTGGATGTGCGTGCCGGCGCTGGTCTGGAGCCACTGGCCTGTCTGGAGGGCGGTGGCGTCGATCCATTCGCTGAGTTCGGGGACCCAGAAGGGGTGGCCGTCGGTGGCGGTGACGGTGGCGGTCTTCTTCCCCTGTTTGCCGTCGAGGTCGATCGTGATCTCGACCAGGTTCTTGGATCCGGTGCCGACGATCTCTGCCGTGACGGTTTCGATGCTGGTTTCACCGGTTTCAGGGTCGGTGGCCAGTACCTTGTCGCCGACCTTCACGTCTTCGATGGGTTTCGTGGTGCCGTCGGCCATCAGAACCGGCGTGCCAGCGGTGAAGCTATTGCTTTCACAATCAGGCGATTTAGAACCTTCTTTAGGCTTCGCCTCGTCGGCCTTCTTGGCCTTCTTGGCATCCAGGATCTTGTCGGCGATCTTCTTGCCGGCTTTCACCACGGTCCCGACGGCCTTGGTCATCGGGACTTCCAGGGCAGCGGCCCCGCATTCAAAGTTGAATCCGGGATTCATCAAGCAATCCCATCCCGGCACGAAGTTCTCAAACCACCCCTGCACTGTCTCCTTAAAGGGCAGAGTGATATGGGGTATGCAGGCGGGACCGACACAGCTCGGGGCGGTTGTGAAGGTTGCCTGGGTTGCGGTCGTGGTGCCGCCGCCTCCGCCGCCTCCTCCGCTGCTGCTGCCGCCGCTGGAGACGCTGCGGTTGTAGTTCTTGTGCTGGACGACCCGTTCTACGGTCTCCTGGATGAGGTCGATGATGCCGTTCCAGAAGAGGCCGGTGGGGTCGGCGTGGGTGATCGGGTTGTTGTTGGCGTAGGCGTATCCCTGCCACTGCTGGGGGTCGGTGAGATCCATCAGTGGGTCGACGGAGATGAATCTGCCGGTTGCCGGATCGTATTCGCGTGCGCCGAGGTGGGTCAGGCCGGTGGTGGTGTCGGTGGTGCCGCCGACGAAGCCCTTGCTGCCGGGCCAGTCGGCGGGTTCCTGGCCGCGGGGGTTGCCGAAGGGCAGTTCCCGGCGGCGCTGGAGGTCCGTATTGGCGGCGTTGACGGCGAGTTGGCCGGTGGCGTGGTGGTCGGCGATGGTGAACCAGACGCTGCCGTCGTCTTCCTGGACGGCCTGGTGGCCGTCGCCGAGGTCGTAGTAGCGGGTGGCCTTGGCCTTCGTGGCGCCCTTGGGGAGGGTGACCTCGGTGTGGCCGAGGTAAAGGGTGGTCTCGGTGGGGGTGCGGCCGATGAGGCGGTTGCCGTCGGCGTCGTAGAGGTATGAGGTGCTCTTCGTGCCGCCGGCGCCGTCCGGTACGGAGACCGAAGCCAGATGGCCCTCCGCGTCCCAGGTCAGGTTCTGGGTGCTGCCGGCCAGGGTGCGGGTCTTCGTGTTGCCGGCTTCGTCGTAGGTGTAGCTGTCGGTGCTGGTGCCCGTGGGGCCGGTGCTGGTCACGTCGGTGAGGGCGTGGGGCTGCGGCTGGCCGGGGGTGGGGTAGCTGTAGGTGTACTTGGTGTCCTGGGCTGCGCCGCCGGGTGCGGTGTGGTCGGTGTGGGTGGTGCGGTTGCCGGCCTTGTCGTAGGTGAAGGACTGCCAGTACGCAGCCGGGCCGCCCACGATCCCTGGGGACGGTGCTGTCTCGCAGTTCTCGTCGGCTTCGGTCCAGGCTTCGGTCATGCGGCGCAGGTAGTCGTAGGTGAAGCACTGGTTGTCGGTGCCGGTGCGGTTGACGTCGGAGACCGAGGTGATGTTGCCGGTCTCGTCGTAGGCGTAGGTGGCGTACTTATCGACACCGGGGACGTTCTCCCGGTCCACGCGGGAGTTCTTCAGGCGCTGGGTGCCCCACTCGTAGGTGTTGGTGATCCTTGCGCGCCGGCCGCCATCGCTGGCGGCCAGGTCGTACTGCATCGGCTGGCCGGTGTTGCGGTAGGCGAGGACGGACGAGCTGCCCCAGGCTCCGTACGCCTTGGTGGGCCGCAGGATGTCGTCGTATGCGAAGGTCATGCCGCCGCCGGGCAGTGATCCGGCCGCGGAGTAGGTTTCCCCGGCGACCAGGCCGTTGGCCTTGTACGAGGTGCCGTCCTGGTAGGTGCCGGCCAGCGCTCCTTCCTTGGCGGGGATGGTGACGGCTGTTCTGTACGGCCGGTAGAGCTGGTCGTAGGCGGTGACCCGGGAGGTGTAGGCGGCGCCGTCTTCGTAGCGGGTGGAGGCGGCGAGTTGGCCCTTGGCGCCGGCGATGGTGTCGTAGACCCACTGGGACCGCAGGGTTCCGGTCGGTGAGTCGTCACGCAGCTCGGTCTTGCGGCCCAGGCCGTCGTAGACGTGGGCGAGCTTCACTCCGCGGGCGTCGGTGGTGGTGGTGAGCTGGCCGCGGTCGTCGTACGTGGAGGTGGTGGTGCCCTTGTCGGGGTCGTTCGCCGTAATCTGCCGGCCGAGCTGGTCGTAGCTGTAGGACCATTCGTTGCCTGCGGGGTCGGTGAACTTGGCCAGCTCCCCGCGGGGGGTGTAGTCGTAGCGGGTGGTGTCGTAGGCGGCCTCGGCCGCGCGGGCGTGGTGCTGGCGCAGTTCGGTGGTCTGGCCGCGGGCGTCGGTCAGCGTGGTGGTGGCGGTGCCGCCTTGCGGCGGGATGACGGTGGTGCGGTCGCCGTGGTAGCTGGTGGTCGTGGTGGCGAGGATCCGGTGGGGGTTGCCTTCGCCGTTGCCGGAGACCTGCTCCTCTTTGATGACGCGGCCGAGACCGTCGTAGCCGAACCAGGTCTGGCTCTCCACGCTCAGCGCATCCGCGGGCTCGAACAGGGCCGCAGCGGGGGCGCCGGTGGTGTAGTACTGGGAGAAGATCTTCTCCCTCAGGCCGCGCTCGTCGTAGAACACGTCATTGACCAGCCGCCCGCCCTCGGGCCCGGGGGTCTGGGTCTGGCGCTCGCGCAGGAAGCCGTCGTACAGCAAGTAGGAGGTCAGCTGCCCGCCGCCGCCCTCGGTGAGCGTCTTGGTGGATACGGCGACCGGTTTGCCCTCGGTGACCTGGTAGTCGAACTCGTGGGTGGGCAGCTGGCTGGTCGTGCGGTTGGGCAGCCAGACTTTGGTCGAGCGGCCGAGTGCGTCGTAGGCGAACTCGGTGGCCTTTCCGTTGGTGTCGGTTTCCCTGATCGGCAGGCCGCGCAGCGTGGCCACGTCCGTCGTCGTGGTCTGCGCGGTGGTGGCGTCTCCGGCCTTGGCCGGCGGGCTCGTCGTGACGACCTGGGTGACGAGGCCGCTGGCAGGTTTGTACTGGGTTTTGTCGGTGCGGGCGTCGTCCCGCTGCGTCCGTGAGACGAACGCGCCGGCCGCGTCGAACACCAGGTTCGCGGTCAGGTCGGTGCTGCTGGTCTCGCGGCCGTAGGCGTCGTAGGTTGCGCCGGATTCCAGGTAGACCGCCTCGGAGGCGGTGTGGGACTTCAGTACGGCGGTGGCGGTGGCGTCGCCCTTCGTCGGCTTGCCGGGGGCGGCGGTGATGGCGTCGCCGTCGTAGGCGGTGCGGGTATCGGAGATCACGTCCTTGGTGCGGTCCACCGTCCCGTCGCAGCCCTTGGCGACCGTCTCGACCCGGGCGGGCAGAGTGAGGATGTTGTCGTCCGCGTTGGTCGCGTACGTGGTGCGGGTGCAGCGGTTGTCGGCCGCGGTGGAGGTGTCGCCGAAGTCGTCGACGTGGGTGACGCGCCCGGCGATGGTGTCGTAGGTGTTGCTGACCTGGGTGGTGCGCCAGTCGGTGCCGGCGCCGTTGTCCAGGGAGGTGAAGGTCTTGCGCTGCGCGGCGCCGGTGAAGTTGGCGGTGACCGTGCCCCAGTTGCGTTCCTTCTTCGCCGTCTGGTGGTGCCAGGGCCGGCTGACGGCCTTGTTCAGTACCTTGCCGCCGGGGCCGGAGAATTCGACCGTCTTGTACGCGAATCCGGCGGCCGACTCATGGTCGGTGAGCGGGTCGCCCTCGCCGGTGCCGAGGCTGACGGACACGTTCTTGGTGCCGCCGGCGGGG
The Streptomyces sp. CNQ-509 DNA segment above includes these coding regions:
- a CDS encoding recombinase family protein, producing MIVGFYYDVESSRKDLAARGQGRGHERFDIPVPRDGGIQDLLSAAESGERQFDAVICESIERVARRTYFGTLIEHRLEAAGVPLLAADEPISFSGSRTKKATQILTRRVKQGVAEWYVLEMLEKAWGGFEEHTIQGYNIGKPPYGYLADRIPHPVPARRSEGKTKTRLIPDPLCAPVVRKIFEWRVVERLSRSVIADRLNEDRVVNPPPSPPDPSRKIGRWTVSSVRDVLTNPKYTGHMVWNRRAMKTRTGKVNPVEDWVWSPQPAHPPLVSLETFIRARATPQERERSRSAPGTNTAHPQAASTYALRSFLFCAICDRRMFGKARRDRGFYVCAPKPQYIPPDHPKSMWIKETYLLEPLHEFFAARIFGPDRRELLAAALPEADASEGRRHAERDKALNDALTDLKKRRDRQFHTLELAEEPDRRFVQGVQARVADLDDQIQAMESEIASQR
- a CDS encoding IS630 family transposase; this translates as MPGPKPLPVVLSDEELRVLRRWLRKQTAAQALVLRSRIVLACAEGLPNAQVAEDLGISRETVRKWRARFVKDRLEGLTDRPRPGPPRRITDEQVEALVTKTLDEKPSSGDSHWSTRSMAEATGMSQSAVSRIWRAFGLKPHTVETWKLSTDPEFVTKVRDVVGIYLCPPENALVLAVDEKSQIQALDRTQPVLPMAPTTPARMTHDYVRHNTTSLFAALDIAFRSVIAQHYRRHRHTEFLRFLKTIDAAVPKDLDLHLVLDNYATHKTEAAKKWLLRHPRFHLHFTPTSASWLNLVERWFAELTRRKLRRSAHRSVIELERDIRGWINEWNKNPKPFVWTKTADEILENLAAYCQRINDSRH
- a CDS encoding polymorphic toxin-type HINT domain-containing protein, translating into MSMIRSRGHIGAGLRRKVALGAAAVMSATLLQAAALPAATADSGALPQAPSPGEVVPGTVGKVKPRPQSDGPRTPVRAPKAAWPEPGSTTVEIPAAGARKADSAGGPPVRLLAANAGMKGAKQLATGRAEITTLDSTTAEKTGANGPVFSITGKDGTQGRAGVELDYSSFAEAYGGTYASRLTLVQLPACALTTPAKSACRTATPVATTNDTESQILTGNAVALRAGEPTVLAVTTAAEGDQGDFKATQLSPSATWNTNLNTGDFTWEYDIPVPEVPGELTPKVGLSYSSGGVDGRTGGTNNQSSWVGDGFEMWPGFIERRYKPCADDGVEHPDGNKPADLCWGYDNAFISFNGQAGELVPAGADEWKLKKDDGTRIKRLASADRGNGDNDGEYWRLTDPNGIRYYFGYNRLPGWASGKETTGSAWKVPVFGDDSGEPCHDAAGFGSSWCQQAWRWNLDYVVDPHGNAISYYYHQEENSYGRNLKADNNTRYTRGGSLDRIEYGLKHSSVYDTKPLAKVDFSSSERCLPNAQTTCDSISTDSAYWYDTPWDLNCGETATCDQGRLAPSFWTRKRLTEVTTEVLKSDGTYGPVDSWKLQHRWGQADIDYQLLLDSIQRTGHTATPAITLPKTTFTYTQLANRLDKTGDGYAPFIKARLESISDEYGGKITANYSEPACNWNDLPTPQTNTTRCFPQYIGGSATADPERQWFNKYVTTSVASTDRTGGAAGSMTRYEYLGGAAWHYDDDDGLTKEKFKTWSQWRGYGQVRVKAGGLLGDEAMKSQSDTYFLRGMHGDRESPAGGTKNVSVSLGTGEGDPLTDHESAAGFAYKTVEFSGPGGKVLNKAVSRPWHHQTAKKERNWGTVTANFTGAAQRKTFTSLDNGAGTDWRTTQVSNTYDTIAGRVTHVDDFGDTSTAADNRCTRTTYATNADDNILTLPARVETVAKGCDGTVDRTKDVISDTRTAYDGDAITAAPGKPTKGDATATAVLKSHTASEAVYLESGATYDAYGRETSSTDLTANLVFDAAGAFVSRTQRDDARTDKTQYKPASGLVTQVVTTSPPAKAGDATTAQTTTTDVATLRGLPIRETDTNGKATEFAYDALGRSTKVWLPNRTTSQLPTHEFDYQVTEGKPVAVSTKTLTEGGGGQLTSYLLYDGFLRERQTQTPGPEGGRLVNDVFYDERGLREKIFSQYYTTGAPAAALFEPADALSVESQTWFGYDGLGRVIKEEQVSGNGEGNPHRILATTTTSYHGDRTTVIPPQGGTATTTLTDARGQTTELRQHHARAAEAAYDTTRYDYTPRGELAKFTDPAGNEWSYSYDQLGRQITANDPDKGTTTSTYDDRGQLTTTTDARGVKLAHVYDGLGRKTELRDDSPTGTLRSQWVYDTIAGAKGQLAASTRYEDGAAYTSRVTAYDQLYRPYRTAVTIPAKEGALAGTYQDGTSYKANGLVAGETYSAAGSLPGGGMTFAYDDILRPTKAYGAWGSSSVLAYRNTGQPMQYDLAASDGGRRARITNTYEWGTQRLKNSRVDRENVPGVDKYATYAYDETGNITSVSDVNRTGTDNQCFTYDYLRRMTEAWTEADENCETAPSPGIVGGPAAYWQSFTYDKAGNRTTHTDHTAPGGAAQDTKYTYSYPTPGQPQPHALTDVTSTGPTGTSTDSYTYDEAGNTKTRTLAGSTQNLTWDAEGHLASVSVPDGAGGTKSTSYLYDADGNRLIGRTPTETTLYLGHTEVTLPKGATKAKATRYYDLGDGHQAVQEDDGSVWFTIADHHATGQLAVNAANTDLQRRRELPFGNPRGQEPADWPGSKGFVGGTTDTTTGLTHLGAREYDPATGRFISVDPLMDLTDPQQWQGYAYANNNPITHADPTGLFWNGIIDLIQETVERVVQHKNYNRSVSSGGSSSGGGGGGGGTTTATQATFTTAPSCVGPACIPHITLPFKETVQGWFENFVPGWDCLMNPGFNFECGAAALEVPMTKAVGTVVKAGKKIADKILDAKKAKKADEAKPKEGSKSPDCESNSFTAGTPVLMADGTTKPIEDVKVGDKVLATDPETGETSIETVTAEIVGTGSKNLVEITIDLDGKQGKKTATVTATDGHPFWVPELSEWIDATALQTGQWLQTSAGTHIQITTIERWTTHTTVYNLTVSDKHTYYVLAGDTSVLVHNCGRRPEGPDPDGNIVYRALAKNEDPAKGLTARDPGNVGVTPLSHVAGKKMTPWISTSKNPSVTFDKYNKGHGVVAIDLRRIPLSYVDISTGPFPSSPRHSAYARRDSEVLIWQKVPAGAIVGHWPGG